In a genomic window of Gossypium arboreum isolate Shixiya-1 chromosome 9, ASM2569848v2, whole genome shotgun sequence:
- the LOC108455201 gene encoding receptor kinase-like protein Xa21, whose amino-acid sequence MSNLENLDLRNNLVHGNIPYEMSKLMKLRTLRLAKNQLSGSIPAAIYNISALRMISLPYNNLSGSLPKKICHHLLNLEALYLYENEFSGQIPTSIGECKNLRQLILDTNRFNGRIPTSIGNLTALTDLYLFANDLEGEIPWEIGKLEKLEYLHVEYMRLDGSIPASIFNLSSLKTIVLGDNNLSGELPYITSVRNLEKIFLWGNHLSGNILDSISNITKLKILELQRNSFSGLIPNALGNLQFLERLTLRSNHLTTKTSSNGWSFLDSLTKCRYLIHLDLSLNPLGGVLPPSISNLSISLLQFEATACKIRGNIPMEIGSLNNALTLDLSVNELSGSIPTTIGRLKNIQLLDFSGNKLQGSIPHQLCGLKGLYKLSFATNELDGPLPVGLGNLIALRKLNFSSNKLHSSIPLSFWRLKDILEVDLSSNYFSGSLSLDIGNLEVITHLDLSRNFLSSDIPSTFGSLHYLQVLLLSHNRLQGPIPESLGDMISLRKNKSTGLTIVEDLVHVRQWRRISYYQLWEGTDGFNERNLLGSGSFGSIYKGMLSCGTEVAIKVFNLEIEGAFKSFDVECEVMAEILHRNLVKIITCCSTIDFKALVLEFMPNGSLEKWLHSDDHALDILQRINIMVDVALALEYLYSRFLIPIIHCDLKPSNVLLDEDMVGHVGDFGVSKLLGEGDSIKQTMTLATVGYMAPEYGSAGIVSVKCDVYSYGILLMETFTRKKPTNEFFVGEMSMKHWVKMSLSNGINGVGDSSIVQEEDEYFVVKANYTMSQHPSDSDRFVQPVIPRFDDAQKMEIDAQKLKDLRAKNYLFQAIDRSILEMILCKDTTKHIWDSMKKKYQGNARAKRALLQTLRGEFENLHMKPGETISDYFSKIMTIVNRMRTHGEKLGDVAESEEQALQALSIHKDSGHGKNKWRGRSSDERRNFWDHRIPHGKPKAIDKSQIECYSNHMCGDRSAFSELDETLRTTVKFGDNSLVFVQGRGKVKIQTKFSSV is encoded by the exons atgtcCAACTTGGAGAACTTGGACTTGAGGAACAATCTCGTTCATGGAAACATTCCATACGAGATGAGTAAACTTATGAAGCTGAGGACACTTCGTCTGGCTAAAAACCAACTTTCTGGTTCCATTCCTGCTGCCATTTATAATATTTCCGCCTTGCGGATGATTTCTCTACCATACAATAATCTATCTGGTAGTTTACCAAAAAAAATATGTCATCATCTTCTAAATCTTGAGGCACTTTACCTGTATGAAAATGAGTTTTCAGGTCAAATTCCAACAAGTATTGGAGAGTGCAAGAATCTTCGACAGTTAATCTTAGACACCAATAGATTCAATGGTAGAATTCCAACAAGTATCGGGAATCTAACAGCGCTTACCGATCTATACTTGTTTGCAAATGATTTGGAAG GTGAAATTCCATGGGAAATTGGAAAGCTTGAGAAGTTGGAGTATCTTCACGTAGAATATATGAGACTTGATGGTTCAATCCCAGCTTCCATCTTTAACCTTTCTTCTTTGAAAACAATTGTTCTGGGTGACAACAATCTATCTG GTGAACTACCATACATTACCTCGGTTCGAAATCTGGAGAAAATTTTCCTTTGGGGCAATCATCTTAGTGGAAATATTCTTGATTCAATCTCTAATATTACTAAGCTCAAAATTCTAGAATTGCAAAGAAACTCGTTCTCTGGCCTTATTCCAAATGCACTTGGCAATTTGCAATTCCTTGAGAGATTGACACTTAGGTCCAATCATTTGACCACCAAAACTTCATCTAATGGGTGGAGCTTTCTGGATTCATTGACAAAATGCAGGTATCTGATACATTTGGACTTATCATTGAACCCATTGGGGGGTGTTCTTCCACCTTCTATCTCAAATCTCTCAATATCACTTCTACAGTTTGAAGCCACAGCTTGTAAAATTAGAGGCAACATTCCCATGGAAATTGGTAGTTTAAACAATGCCTTAACTTTAGACCTTTCTGTCAATGAGTTGAGTGGATCTATTCCTACAACAATAGGAAGGCTAAAAAATATCCAGCTTCTAGACTTTTCTGGAAATAAGCTACAAGGCTCTATCCCACACCAACTTTGTGGCTTAAAGGGATTATACAAGTTATCATTTGCTACTAATGAGCTTGATGGACCTTTACCGGTAGGTTTGGGTAATTTGATTGCTTTGAGAAAGCTAAATTTTTCCTCCAACAAATTGCATTCATCAATACCTTTGAGTTTCTGGAGATTGAAAGATATTTTAGAAGTAGACTTGTCATCAAACTATTTTAGTGGTTCACTTTCACTTGACATTGGAAATTTGGAAGTAATTACACATTTAGATTTGTCAAGAAATTTTCTCTCAAGTGATATCCCTTCCACATTTGGAAGCCTTCATTACCTCCAGGTTTTACTTCTTTCTCATAATAGATTGCAAGGTCCTATTCCTGAATCATTAGGTGACATGATTAGTTTG AGGAAAAACAAGAGTACAGGTTTGACAATTGTTGAAGATTTAGTACATGTTAGACAATGGAGAAGAATTTCTTATTATCAGTTGTGGGAAGGGACTGATGGATTTAATGAAAGAAACTTGCTTGGTTCAGGAAGTTTTGGCTCTATATACAAAGGAATGCTTTCATGTGGAACAGAAGTCGCAATAAAAGTTTTCAATTTGGAAATAGAAGGAGCATTTAAGAGCTTTGATGTTGAATGTGAAGTGATGGCGGAAATCCTTCATCGCAATCTTGTCAAAATCATTACTTGTTGTTCCACTATTGATTTCAAAGCCTTAGTGCTAGAATTCATGCCTAATGGAAGTCTTGAGAAATGGTTACATTCTGACGATCATGCCTTGGATATCCTACAAAGAATCAACATAATGGTTGATGTTGCATTAGCATTAGAATATCTCTATTCTAGATTTCTTATTCCTATAATCCATTGTGACTTGAAACCAAGTAATGTCTTATTGGATGAAGACATGGTTGGACATGTGGGAGATTTTGGAGTTTCTAAACTATTGGGAGAAGGAGATTCCATCAAGCAAACAATGACGCTTGCTACTGTTGGCTATATGGCACCAG AATATGGATCGGCAGGAATTGTTTCTGTAAAATGTGATGTTTATAGTTATGGTATTTTGTTAATGGAAACTTTCACAAGGAAAAAGCCTACAAATGAATTTTTTGTTGGAGAAATGAGTATGAAGCATTGGGTGAAAATGTCATTATCTAATGGAATAAATGGTGTAGGGGACTCCAGCATAGTGCAAGAAGAAGATGAATACTTTGTTGTTAAAGCAAATT ATACGATGTCGCAACATCCGAGTGATTCCGATAGATTTGTTCAACCTGTTATTCCTCGCTTTGATG ATGCACAGAAGATGGAGATTGATGCACAAAAGCTGAAAGATTTGAGGGCCAAAAATTATTTGTTCCAAGCAATTGATCGTTCAATCCTTGAAATGATTCTTTGCAAGGATACAACAAAACATATTTGGGACTCAATGAAAAAGAAGTATCAAGGCAATGCAAGGGCAAAGCGTGCACTGCTTCAAACGTTACGAGGGGAATTTGAGAATTTGCACATGAAGCCAGGAGAGACTATTTCAGATTATTTCTCAAAAATAATGACAATCGTAAATAGGATGCGTACTCATGGAGAAAAGCTTGGAGATGTTGCT GAGAGTGAGGAGCAAGCGCTGCAAGCACTATCGATTCACAAAGATTCTGGGCATGGTAAAAACAAATGGAGGGGAAGAAGCAGCGATGAGAGGAGAAATTTTTGGGATCATCGCATACCTCATGGGAAGCCAAAAGCTATAGACAAATCCCAGATTGAAT GTTATAGTAATCATATGTGTGGAGATCGATCAGCGTTCTCTGAGCTCGATGAGACTTTAAGAACAACAGTAAAGTTTGGTGACAACTCTCTCGTTTTTGTCCAAGGACGAGGAAAGGTAAAGATCCAAACAAAGTTCTCATCTGTCTAA